AGCCTGGCCGAGCGCGCCTTCGACTTCGTGGACGGGCTCTACCGGCCGGACGTGGGCAACTGGACGGACCTGCGCCGCCCGGACGCCACGGATCAGCTGACGACCTGGTGCCACGGGAGCACGGGCATCGGCCTGGCGGCGGCGGACCTCTTCGCGCGCACGGGACTGCCGCGCTACGAGGACCTGTTCCAGCGGGCCCGGGCCGCGGCTGTGCGCGAGGGCTTTGGCTGGACCCACACCCTGTGTCACGGCGACCTGGGATTGTGGGAGCTGATGGAGACGGCGCGGCGGCTGTCCTCGGAGCCGCTCGGGCAGGAGCGGGAGACGCTGGACGCGGAGCTCATCTCCGGCCTGGAGGCGCGGGGGCCGGTGGCGGGGCTCGCGCGTGACGCCTTCTCGCCCGGGCTGATGGCGGGGCTGGGCGGCGTCATCCACACACTCTTGCGCATGCACCCGGAGAGCCGGATCGCGTCGCCGCTGCTGCTGGGGCGCGCGCGGGACCTGGACCCGGACGCGGTCTGACGCGTGCGTCACCGGCCCGCCCATGACGGGTGGCCGGTGACGCGAAAAGGACGTCAGTCGCGGGTGTCGCGGCGCACGGTGACCTTGCGGCCGCGCAGCGTGGAGCCCTTCAACGCGGAGATGATGCGCGCGGCTTCCGGCTCCGGCACCTCCACGATGGAGTACATGTCCGCGATGTGGATCGCGCCGATGCGCGAGGAGTCGAGCCCCGCCTCGCCCGCGATGGCGCCCACCAGGTCCGCCGGCCGCATGCCCGCGGTGCGGCCCGCGCCGATGAACAGGCGCGTGACGTTCCACTCCGGCGCGCGCGGGGGACGCGCGGGGGCCCGCTCGGCCCGTTCGCCGCGCTCAGCCCGTTCGCCGCGCTCGGCTCTCTCTCCGCGCTCGCCCCGGTCGGCGGTGCGGGGGCCTCGCGCCGGGCGCTCGGCGTCTCGGTCCGCGAACTTGCCCGGAGGACCGGAGCGCTCCGTGCGCGAGAACTTCCGCTCCGCCGGCGCGGACACCTGGGGAATGTCCTGCTCGGCGGAGTCCTTGCCCTCGTCCTCCTTCTCCTGGAGGAGCTTGATGGCTGCGGCGGCCACGTCCATGACGCTGAACTCGCCGGACAGGTCCTCCGCGATGCCGCGGAACGCGTCCAGCTCCCCGCCCACGAGCGCCTCGCGAAGCGACGAGCGGATCATCTCCAGCCGGCGCGCGCGCAGGTCCGACACGGTGGGGACCGCGGTGACCTCGATGCGCTGACCGGTGAGCCGCTCGATGTTGCGCAAGAGCCGGTGCTCGCGGGGCTCCAGCAGGGTGATGGCCACGCCCTCGCGGCCGGCACGGCCCGTGCGGCCGATGCGGTGCACGTAGGCCTCCGGCGCGTTGGGCACGTCGAAGTTCACCACGTGCGTCAGCCGGGGGATGTCCAGGCCGCGCGCCGCGACGTCCGTGGCGATGAGCAGGTCCGCCGCCTGCGACTTGAACTGCTTGATGACGCGGTCGCGCTGCTCCTGGCTCATGCCGCCGTGCAGGGCGTGGGCGCGCCAGCCCCGGCCGTTGAGGGACGTGGTGAGCTCATCCACCTCCGTGCGCGTGCGGCAGAACACGATGGCGGCGGTGGGGGACTCCAGGTCCAGCACGCGACCCAGCGTGGCGATCTTGAACGCGCGCGGGACGATGTAGGCCGTCTGCCGGACGCGCGGCATCTCCCCGGCCTCCAGCTTCTCCTTCTCGATGCGCACGCGCACCGGCTGGTGCAGGTGGCGCTCCGCGATGCTGGCGATGCGCGGGGGCAGGGTGGCGGAGAACAGCGCCGTCTGCCGCTTCTCGGGCGTCTCGGAGAGGATGGCCTCCAGGTCGTCCGCGAAGCCCATGTCGAGCATCTCGTCCGCTTCGTCCAGGACCACGGTCTGCACCAGGTCCAGCTTCATCGTCTTGCGGCGCAAGTGGTCCAGCGCGCGGCCCGGCGTGGCGACGATGACGTCCACGCCGCGCTTGAGCACGCGCAGCTGCCGGCCAATCTCCTGGCCGCCGTAGAGCGGGAGCACGCTGACGCCCAGCTTCTGGCCGTAGCGGTGGATGGCCTCGGACACCTGCATGGCCAGTTCGCGCGTGGGCACGAGCACCAGCGCGGAGGTGCTGTGCGGTCCGGCGGCGCCGGGCTTCAGGTGCTGGAGGAGCGGAAGCGAGAACGCGGCCGTCTTGCCGGTGCCCGTGGCGGCAATGCCCAGCAGGTCCTTCTGGGCCAGCAGCGGCGGGAGCGCGGCGGCCTGGATGGGGGTAGGCTCTTCGTAGCCGAGCGACGTCAACGCTTCGACGAGCTCGGGCTTGAGCCCGAGGGCTTCGAAGGTGGGGGTTTCGGGGGCAGCGGGAGGCGGGGGAGCTTTCACACGGCGGCTTGTACCACTTCCGAGCCCGGGCGGAGGACTTGGGACGTCGGGTACGTCCGGGGCTGTACGAAGGACCGGTCCTTCCGGGCTTTCACGCCCCGCCGCGAAGGTGCGGAGCCAGGAGCGCCGCGACGGCCCCTGTCCCCAAGGACAGGTCCGAGGAGGACAGCACCAGCCGCTGCCGCCGGCCGCCGTCCAGCGACGAGCCCTCCAGGAGGGAAGTAAGGCCCCGGGGGCCACGGTCCAGGTCGAGGACCAGCTCCAGCGCGTCCTCCTGGGGGAAGGGCAGGAGGGCGAGCGAGCGAGGCGGGCCGTTCCACTCCGGGCCGGCGTGGAACTCCAGTTCCTGCACGAAGGGCTCGTCGCGACCCAACGGGGACCCAGCCTCACAGTACGAGTTGCGCCACTGGAAGCCCAGCTGTCGCACGGCCTCAATCACGGTCTGGAGGGACGGGTGGGGCAGGACGTGGACGCGGTCGCTGTCCTCGGGGTTGAGGGCGTTGTCGATGTCGAGCGCCGTCTTGATCCACACGGGCGTGCCGCGCTCGGTGATGGGCGCGTGGGCGGGGATGCGCAGGGAGAAGGGGATCTCACGCTCCTCGCGGGGCTGGAGGGTGAAGGGGTTGGCGACGCGCCAGGTGCGCACGACGGCGTTGAGCGCGCTGAGGCGGTCGTTGTCGCGCTGGAGGTACTGCGCCATCAGGTGCAGGTCGATGCGATCGATGCGCTGGGGCGTGTGGCCGCCCTGGACATGGACGAGTCCACGCAGGTCGCCGCCCGCGCGCACGGTGTCGTGTTCCAGGCGGGTGTCCACCCGCGCGCTGCCAATCCCGAGGCGGGCGAGCATCTTCATGAAGGGCATGGGGAACGGCATAGGCCGGATGGACGCCGCACGAAAGCCTGTCCGTCCGCCTGCCCATCATGCGGCCCCTGCACCGGAGGGACGGGCGCGGCTTGCGGGGTGGCCTGGCGCGTCACCAGCGTAGGGCTTCACCACGGGAGAGGTGCATCATGGCGCAGGGGACATCCAGGCGGGTGCGGTACGCGGTGGTGGGAGCGGGCAACCTCGCGCAGGTGGCCATCCTCCCGGCGTTCCAGCACGCGGAGGAGAACTCCGAGCTGGTGGCCATCATCTCCTCCGACAAGGCGAAGCGGGTCACGCTCCAGGAGAAGTACGGCGTGGAGCACGTGGGGGGCTACGAGAACTTCGAGCAGGTGTTGCGCGACTCGAAGGCGGACGCGGTCTACCTCGTGTTGCCCAACACCCTGCACCGGGCCTTCACGGAGCGTGCGGCGCGCATTGGCGTGCACGTCCTCTGCGAGAAGCCAATGGCGACGTCGGTGGAGGACTGCGAGGCGATGATCCGCGCCACGAACGAGAACGACGTGAAGCTGATGGTCGCGTACCGGCTGCACTTCGAGGAAGCGAACCTCCGCGCCATCGAGCTGATGCGCTCAGGGCGGCTGGGGAATCCGCTGGTGTTCACGGGGACGCTGACGCAGCAGGTGCGCAAAGGGGACATCCGCACACGAGTGGACGTAGGAGGCGGGGCGCTGCTGGACGAAGGGCCGTACCCCATCAACGCCGCGCGCTACCTCTTCCGCGACGAGCCGCGCGAGGTGTTCGCGTTCACGGGAGGAGGCAGGGATGGGCGCTTCCACGGCGTGGATGCATCCGCGTTCGCGCTGATGCGGTTCCCGAACGGACGGGTGGCCCAGTTCGCCATCAGCCACGAGGCCTCGGCGGTGTCGAGCTACCGGTTGGTGGGGACGGAAGGCGACCTGCTGGTGAAGCACGGCTTCGGCTACGGCACGGACATCCAGCACGAGCTCACGGTGGGCGGAGAGACGGAGACGCGGACGTTCAAGAACAGCGACCAGTTCGCGCCGGAGCTCGTCTACTTCTCGAAGTGCGTCCTGGAGGACCGGGATCCGGAGCCCAATGGCATTGAAGGATTGGCGGACGTGCGCGTCATCGTCGCGTTGCAGGAGTCGGCTCGCACGGGGATGCCGGTGAAGCTGGCCCCGTTCGAAAAGCCGAAGCGGCCCACGCTGGAGCAGCTCATCGTCAGGCCGCCGGTGGAGCCGCCAGAACCGGTGAACGCACCGGCTCCGGCGGAGGGATAGAGAGGCGCCTCTACAGGCAGAGATAGGCCCCGCAGACTCCTTCCCCGGAGCCACAGTCCGAGGTCGTGACGCAGAGCTTGCAGCTCACGGAACAGATCCTCGCCTTGGGGGCCGCGCTTGATTCCGTGCCCTCCGCGGTGGCGGTGGGGACCATCGCCAGGGCCGTGCCCGCGGCGAGTCCAATCAACAACGCGATGCCAGGAATTGCCCGCTTCAGTCGCGACGGGTTCATATTTCCTCCCATGTCTGGTCTGTGAGCCAAGGACAGTCCTATTTCCTGCAGGCAGGGATTGGCAAGTCGCCGCGTGGCACTGACAGGCCGCGGATCGGCGCGCCAGGATTTCGGCTTGGTGAAGATCCCCTCGCGCGTCATGCTCCCGCGACTTTCCAACTCGACCGCAGGAGCACGCAGTGGAAGACCATCAGGAGTTCGCGCGTCAGGTGTTCGCGTCGCAGCCCTTCAGCCAGTTCATCGGCGCGCAGCTCGCCAGCGCCGGGCCTGGGACCGCGGAGCTGCGGCTCCCCATCGTGGACCATCTGAAGCAGCAGCACGGCTTCGTCCACGGGGGCGTGCTCAGCTACCTCGCGGACAACGCCATCACGTTCGCCGGTGGCCTGGCGCTGGGCGGCAACGCGCTGACCTCCGAGTACAAGATCAACTACCTGAAGCCCGCCGTGGGCTCGCTGCTCATCGCGCGGGCCCACGCGAAGGCCGCCGGCAAGCGGCAGGCCGTGTGTCAGTGTGAAGTCTTCGCCGTGAAGGATGGCGCGGAGACGCTGGTTGCCCTGGCGCAGGGCACGGTGGTCTCCGCCGCCTGAAGGCGCATCAGAACCCGAAGAGGCCGGACACGCCGTCCTTGATGCTCTTGCCGACGTCCTTGGCCTTGTCGGCGACCTTGTCCGTAACGTCCTTGGCCTTGTCGGCGACCTTGTCGGTGACATTCTTGGCCGTGTCGCCGACCTTGTCAGTGACGTTCTTCGCCGTATCGCCAACCTTGTCCGTGACGTTCTTGACGGCCTCGCTGGCCTTGCCGTTGGTGAGGTTGTCGACCGTGCCCTTCAGCTTGTTGAAGTCGATGGTATACGAGGTGCCGACGCCGACGCCCACGCCGAGCGCCGCCTTGGCCTTGCCGCCGATGGTGAGCTTGCCGTCCTCGAAGGCCACCTTCGCGTCCACCGCGGCGCCCACGCCAGCGATGGCGCTGCCCGTCACGGAGCCCTGCACGGGGCCGAACTCACCGCGAGCCGTGGCGCTCGCCTCGGCGCCCACCAGCGCGCCCGCGCCGACCTCGGCGCCCATGTCGCCGTTCTTGGGGTTCAGGTCGATCTTGGCCTTCGCATCCGCGTTGGCGCCCACCAGCGCCTCGCCGTGCACGCCGCCGTAGACCTTGCCCTCCACCTTGTCGAGGCCGATGTCCTTCAGGTCCTTGCCGAAGCCCGCGTCACCGTGGAGGCTGGCGATGTTGGCCTCGGCGCCCGCGCGGCCGCCGATCTCCCACGGCATCACGCGGTAGGACGCATCACCCTGGACCTCGGCTGCGCTCGCCTCGATCTGCGCGCCGGTGCCGTCCTGGGTGAAGCCCGTGCCGGTCTTGAACTCCGCCGCGTCCTTCTGCCACGACACGTACTTGCCGCTCTCGTTGCCCGCCACCTGACCGGGGCCCGTGTTGCCCTGCGTGACCTGGCGCCCGTCCTTCTTGTCCGCGCTGGCCTGGGCCTTATCGCCCTTGCGCGAGTCCATGAAGATGTCCTGGCCCCACTCCTTGCTGAACTTCGTCTCCGGCTGGTTCTTGTCAATGAAGCCAGGCTTCTTCTCCGTGGCCGAGGACGGGCCGGCAACGGCGGGGGAGTTCGAGGCGGGCGTGGACGCGGGGCGGTTGGAGACGCGCATGGGGGACCTCGGGGGCCAGCGAAGGAGGGGAGACTGAGGGATTTGGAAGAAGGGCCGGAGTGCGTCCGGTCCGTGTGCTGAATCCCTAGAGCACGGCGCGTGCCATGCCTCCGTCGGGGCTGTCTTCCCTCTGAAGCGCGTATTTCGAGGGGTGCCCGGGCGGCCTGAAACTGGTGATGCGGATCATCAGCGCTGGTGACTCGTGTCACCAGGAGGCCCGCCCCGCGTTTCATGACGCCGCGTCACAGGTGACGTGACGACCCACGCGTTTTTCGCGAGGGCCGCGTTCCGCATATTGCCTTCCGTTCCGGGGCGCATCGCTCCGGCCTTCACGAGGACGGCAAGACCATGGCGACGAAGATCGGAATCATCGGCAAGGGGAACGTGGGCGGCGCGCTGCAGCGGGGCCTGGCTCGCGCGGGGCACGAGGTGAGGGCGGTGGGCAAGGACCCGGCGGCCGTGCGTCAGACGGCGGCGTGGGCGGAGGTGGTGTTCCTCGCGGTGCCCTTCGGCGCGCTGGATGACACGCTCCGCGCGCTGGGCGACGCGGTGAACGGCAAGGTCGTGGTGGATGTGACGAACGCGCTGACCGCCGACATGCAGCTGGCGCTCGGCTTCACCACGAGCGGCGCGGAGGAGCTGCAGAAGAAGGCTCCCCAGGCGCGCGTCGTGAAGGCCTTCAACACGGTCTTCGCGCAGCACATGGACCAGGGACAGGTGAAGGGAGAGAAGCTCAGCCTGCTCGTGGCCTCGGATGACGCCGCTGGCAAGGAGCGCGTCCTGGGCCTGGGGCGCGACCTGGGCTTCGACCCGGTGGACGCGGGACCGCTGCGCAACTCCCGGTGGCTGGAGTCGCTGGGCTACCTCAACATCCTGCTCGGCTACGTGCAGAAGCTGGGGCCGGACATCGGGTTCCGCCTGGTGCGCTGATTCAGCGGCGCTTGCGTCCCGTGGCCAGCGGGGCCCTGGAGGCGAAGAGCTCCGCCACGAAGTCCAGGAACACACGCACCTTGGGCACGGCGGACTTGTGCCGTTCGAAGAGCGCGAAGACGGTGCGTGGCTCGGGCTCCAGGTCTTCGAGGATGAGCTCGAGCTCGCCCCGGGAGAGGTGTTCGGCGACGTGGTACTCGTAGGTCTGGATGATGCCGAGCCCGCCCAGCGCGGCGTGCGTGAGCACGTTGCCTGAGCCGGCCATGAGCCTGCCCCGAGCGGCGAAGGTGACCTCGCCCCCAGGCCCCTTCAGCCGCCACGGAAGGGGGCCTGTGTTCGACAGGTACGCGATGCAGGTGTGTTCCCGCAGCGATGCGAGCGTCCGGGGCCTGCCATGCGCGGTGAGATAGCCGGGGGAGGCGACCAGGATGGAGCGCGCGCGGGCGAGCTTCCGTGAGACCAGGTCGGAGTCACGCGTCGGCGCGAGGCGGAGGACCACGTCGACGCCCTCGGCGGTGGGGTCGATGATCCGGTCGCGGACCGTGAGGTCGATGGACACGTCCGGGTAGCGCTCCAGGAACCGGGGTAACGCGGGCCCGACGACGTAGTCCGCGAGCGGGATGGGGACATCGACGCGCAGGCGGCCTCGCGGCGTGACGCTCGTCCGCGCCAGGGTGGCGTTGACCGCTTCGAGTTCCGCGAGCATGCGCGTGCAGTGCTCGTGGTACACGGCCCCTTCGTCCGTGAGGCTGAGGCTGCGGGTGGTCCTGTTCAGGAGCCGGACGCCCAGCCGGCCTTCCAGCCGCGAGATGATCCGGCTCACGCCCGAAGGAGTCAGCCCCAGGTTCTCGGCGGCCCGCGTGAAGCCGCCCAGGTCGACGGCCTTGATGAAGACTTCGATCTCCGAGATGGAGTCCATGTTGCCGCCAGCTCACAGCCATTCATGACCTGGCGTCAATGGGATGCATCCATGCAGGCGAGCGCCCCGGCCTCAGGTGGGGCGCGCCCACAGTTCGCGGAGGTCCGTCGGCAGCTCGCCAGCGATGTCGTCGCTTTCCCCCTCGGAGATCTGCGCCTGGATGGCGCTGAAGACCGCGCGGACGATGGGTTCTGCGTTCTCGGCCTCCACGCCCAGGTCCGTGGAGACCATCGCCAGCATCTCCGCCCGGCCGAACTTATGGGGCGGCGGCCCGGCTTCGTGGCGGTCGCACCGCACCAGGAGCTCGCGCAGCTTGTGGGGCAGCTGGGCCTCCATGTCGTTGTCCTCCTCGCCGAAGAGGCGCTGCTCCAGCACGCACAGCACGGAGAAGGCGGCTTGCTGGGCAGCCTGCTCGTCCTGGAACTGGCCTACGTCGCGCAGGTACTTGAGGAAGGCCTTGTAGGTCTGCGACGTGCGGGACTCGTGGCGCATGCGGCGGCGCTCGTCGAGCGGGATGTCCGTGCTGCGGTGCGTGGGGCTCCCTGCCTGCTGCCCGGTGCCGGGGATGTCTTGCGCTGCCATGTCTGATTCCTCGTTCCTCGGAGTGGGGTCCGACCCCAAAGCTGGAGCGCTCGCGAATCCAGAGGAAGGCACGCGCCGCCCTGCGAGCCGCCCGCTTCCCGTGGGCGGGGGCTGACGGGAAGCGCTTGCTCCCACCACCCGTCATCGCCCTTGCATTGGTGCAAGCGCATCCGAATCTCTCCAGTGAGGTGCCGTCATGCGTGAAAGCCTTAAACCCAGGGGAGAGGCCCTTCGAGGCGCAGCCCGCAGGATCGCGGCGCGGAGGGCCGAGGAGCCGGACACGCCCATGATCCAGATCATCACGGAGGCCGCCCGCCACTTCGACCTCTCACCGAGCGAGGAGCAGATGCTGCTGTCGGACCTGCTGCCCGGCAGTGCGGAAGCGCCCCAGCCCTGACGCGGTAAGGCGGATGTCTGTCATTGGATGGGGGGTCGTGAGTCGGACGCGACCACGATGGGCGGTAAGCGATTCAGGCCTGACTCAGGAAGGGAAGCGAGTCTGGTGAGAATTTTCCTCGCAATCCATTGCATGAATTTCAAGCATTGGCTGTCTGGACAAGGCTCCCGGGAATCGTCTATCTGATTCTGGGGAAGCGATTCCCCTTCCTTGGGGGCTGTCCATGAAAGCTTGACGGTGGTGGCTGCGTTCGCGGTGTCGGCGCTGGGCATGGGTTCCGCGCACGCGGCGACGCTGACGTTCACGGTGCAGAACAAGATCACGACCAGCGCGATCACCAATTCCTACTTCAACGGCTGTGCCGCGGTCATCCCGGCCCTGACCTCGGTGGCGGCCAACTCGACGTCCGGGGTGTACCAGACGGACTGTGGCACCAACTCCGCCGTCTACATCGAGTACACGAGCGGCAGCAAGACCTGTCGCTTCAACATGAGCAGCATCTGGACCCCGCCCAACCCGATCCTGGGGACGTCCGGGTACTGGACGCCCGCGGGGAGCGCCACGTCCAAGGGCAGCACCACCGCCACGTGCAAGACGACGCTGGTCGGGCTGGGATCGAGCGGCAGCTACACCTGGGCCCTGTCGATGCAGTGATGCGCGGGCGTGGACCTGGGAGCCGTCCTGCCTGTGCGGCGGGGCGGATCTTGTCTTTGCGGGGGAGGACTGGAAAGCGCGTGAGGCCCTGGAGTAGATGAGCGCCCATGAACCTGATTCGACTGTCGGTTGTGGGCGTGGGTGTGGCGTTCCTGGTTGCGGGCTGCGGGGGCCGCCGGAGCAACGCCAAGGTGGACTTTTCCCAGATGGGGCCGTCCATCAACTCCAAGCGCTATGCGAACCTGGAGAAGATCGCCGCCAAGGACCTCAAGTGCGACCAGGAGCTGACGCCGCAGTACCTGGGTGAGAATCAGTACCAGATGATCGGCTGCAACGTTGAAGGCGTCTATGAGCTGAAATGCAAGGTGGGGCAGTGCTCCTGGGTCCCGGACGTGAGGGCCCGCGCGGAGTTCGACATGGGCTGTTCACGGTTTGATCTCAAGACGTCCAAGCTGGATCGCGTCACTGCGGGCGTCGTGGGCTGCGGAAAGCGCGCGACGTACCGACTGCTCAAGGAGGGCTACGGCT
The sequence above is a segment of the Corallococcus exiguus genome. Coding sequences within it:
- a CDS encoding DEAD/DEAH box helicase, with translation MKAPPPPAAPETPTFEALGLKPELVEALTSLGYEEPTPIQAAALPPLLAQKDLLGIAATGTGKTAAFSLPLLQHLKPGAAGPHSTSALVLVPTRELAMQVSEAIHRYGQKLGVSVLPLYGGQEIGRQLRVLKRGVDVIVATPGRALDHLRRKTMKLDLVQTVVLDEADEMLDMGFADDLEAILSETPEKRQTALFSATLPPRIASIAERHLHQPVRVRIEKEKLEAGEMPRVRQTAYIVPRAFKIATLGRVLDLESPTAAIVFCRTRTEVDELTTSLNGRGWRAHALHGGMSQEQRDRVIKQFKSQAADLLIATDVAARGLDIPRLTHVVNFDVPNAPEAYVHRIGRTGRAGREGVAITLLEPREHRLLRNIERLTGQRIEVTAVPTVSDLRARRLEMIRSSLREALVGGELDAFRGIAEDLSGEFSVMDVAAAAIKLLQEKEDEGKDSAEQDIPQVSAPAERKFSRTERSGPPGKFADRDAERPARGPRTADRGERGERAERGERAERGERAERAPARPPRAPEWNVTRLFIGAGRTAGMRPADLVGAIAGEAGLDSSRIGAIHIADMYSIVEVPEPEAARIISALKGSTLRGRKVTVRRDTRD
- a CDS encoding sporulation protein; translated protein: MPFMKMLARLGIGSARVDTRLEHDTVRAGGDLRGLVHVQGGHTPQRIDRIDLHLMAQYLQRDNDRLSALNAVVRTWRVANPFTLQPREEREIPFSLRIPAHAPITERGTPVWIKTALDIDNALNPEDSDRVHVLPHPSLQTVIEAVRQLGFQWRNSYCEAGSPLGRDEPFVQELEFHAGPEWNGPPRSLALLPFPQEDALELVLDLDRGPRGLTSLLEGSSLDGGRRQRLVLSSSDLSLGTGAVAALLAPHLRGGA
- a CDS encoding Gfo/Idh/MocA family protein produces the protein MAQGTSRRVRYAVVGAGNLAQVAILPAFQHAEENSELVAIISSDKAKRVTLQEKYGVEHVGGYENFEQVLRDSKADAVYLVLPNTLHRAFTERAARIGVHVLCEKPMATSVEDCEAMIRATNENDVKLMVAYRLHFEEANLRAIELMRSGRLGNPLVFTGTLTQQVRKGDIRTRVDVGGGALLDEGPYPINAARYLFRDEPREVFAFTGGGRDGRFHGVDASAFALMRFPNGRVAQFAISHEASAVSSYRLVGTEGDLLVKHGFGYGTDIQHELTVGGETETRTFKNSDQFAPELVYFSKCVLEDRDPEPNGIEGLADVRVIVALQESARTGMPVKLAPFEKPKRPTLEQLIVRPPVEPPEPVNAPAPAEG
- a CDS encoding PaaI family thioesterase; its protein translation is MEDHQEFARQVFASQPFSQFIGAQLASAGPGTAELRLPIVDHLKQQHGFVHGGVLSYLADNAITFAGGLALGGNALTSEYKINYLKPAVGSLLIARAHAKAAGKRQAVCQCEVFAVKDGAETLVALAQGTVVSAA
- a CDS encoding NADPH-dependent F420 reductase, yielding MATKIGIIGKGNVGGALQRGLARAGHEVRAVGKDPAAVRQTAAWAEVVFLAVPFGALDDTLRALGDAVNGKVVVDVTNALTADMQLALGFTTSGAEELQKKAPQARVVKAFNTVFAQHMDQGQVKGEKLSLLVASDDAAGKERVLGLGRDLGFDPVDAGPLRNSRWLESLGYLNILLGYVQKLGPDIGFRLVR
- a CDS encoding LysR family transcriptional regulator is translated as MDSISEIEVFIKAVDLGGFTRAAENLGLTPSGVSRIISRLEGRLGVRLLNRTTRSLSLTDEGAVYHEHCTRMLAELEAVNATLARTSVTPRGRLRVDVPIPLADYVVGPALPRFLERYPDVSIDLTVRDRIIDPTAEGVDVVLRLAPTRDSDLVSRKLARARSILVASPGYLTAHGRPRTLASLREHTCIAYLSNTGPLPWRLKGPGGEVTFAARGRLMAGSGNVLTHAALGGLGIIQTYEYHVAEHLSRGELELILEDLEPEPRTVFALFERHKSAVPKVRVFLDFVAELFASRAPLATGRKRR
- a CDS encoding DUF2267 domain-containing protein; the protein is MAAQDIPGTGQQAGSPTHRSTDIPLDERRRMRHESRTSQTYKAFLKYLRDVGQFQDEQAAQQAAFSVLCVLEQRLFGEEDNDMEAQLPHKLRELLVRCDRHEAGPPPHKFGRAEMLAMVSTDLGVEAENAEPIVRAVFSAIQAQISEGESDDIAGELPTDLRELWARPT